The uncultured Desulfobulbus sp. genome window below encodes:
- the ccsA gene encoding cytochrome c biogenesis protein CcsA, whose translation MMHLAHTSYQLAALSYLGAFVLLLFPPKRQLWIRFVLLFAVLANLVTVVVRYIQSWPMLPMHLSPVGISLCAGALILWLSWKKAPEARAVHRIILGVLVLLMLATIFYPKDFYLPFLKSKTLLSHCFLWFSIIAKSCCLMSSAWALVAWPLQSKGGHGLRPSIALQHSLRWAALGFGLWTFSMFCGELWCYLGWGTPVVWEDPALTLTMAGWFFYACVLHLHLTKTWNQPARAAFIGCGGLLVLGISCLPDFGPFRSLVMP comes from the coding sequence ATGATGCACCTTGCCCACACGTCCTATCAGCTGGCAGCCCTGAGTTATCTGGGCGCCTTTGTTCTTCTCCTGTTCCCCCCCAAGCGCCAGCTCTGGATTCGTTTCGTGCTTCTTTTTGCCGTCCTGGCCAACCTGGTGACCGTGGTCGTGCGGTACATCCAATCCTGGCCCATGCTCCCCATGCACCTCAGCCCGGTTGGGATATCTTTGTGTGCTGGAGCCCTGATCCTCTGGCTTTCCTGGAAAAAAGCGCCTGAAGCTCGAGCCGTACATCGAATTATTCTCGGAGTTCTCGTTCTTCTGATGTTGGCAACAATCTTCTATCCAAAAGATTTCTACCTGCCCTTTCTCAAATCCAAAACCCTGCTCAGCCACTGTTTTCTCTGGTTTTCCATTATCGCGAAGAGCTGTTGCCTCATGAGCTCAGCCTGGGCCCTTGTCGCCTGGCCCCTGCAATCCAAAGGGGGGCACGGGCTTCGTCCTTCGATCGCCCTGCAGCATTCGCTTCGTTGGGCAGCCCTGGGCTTTGGTCTCTGGACCTTCTCCATGTTTTGTGGAGAGCTCTGGTGCTATCTGGGCTGGGGAACACCGGTGGTCTGGGAAGACCCTGCGCTAACTCTGACCATGGCAGGCTGGTTTTTTTACGCCTGTGTCCTTCATCTCCATTTGACCAAAACCTGGAATCAACCGGCAAGGGCTGCCTTTATCGGTTGTGGAGGGCTTCTGGTCTTGGGGATCAGCTGTCTGCCTGACTTTGGCCCATTCCGCTCACTGGTGATGCCATGA
- a CDS encoding ABC transporter substrate-binding protein, producing MKWIIFVRLLAGLVTGLVLLSGCNNDGSQEAASSADTADAKRPAFLQIGEFAVHRISPERTEVRDGAGRTLVLIPREAPMPKDCSPNQVVRVPVRRVVAYGNFDIAVLSALGVVDDVLVGVTTPEKYWYRPSIKKAMQEGRITYVGDAAAVDFERLKQAEPELVLTWDPSIIPMMDDLQIPVAVTTTPTAMCLNARMRFVQFLAPFFHREKEADAFFARIDKALKDIQLRTLTMPQQPKVMWGDIYEKRVMVEPGNAWVGELVGLAQSDYQFEDVFGTSCIEITVERFLFSGKDADIFFTYRTPERGATSKAALARLNPLIKDIGPLKTGKVYAPLPHYSQSADHLDEILTEIAAIIHPEAYPNYHLRYFTELPATDPKPAKEKS from the coding sequence GTGAAGTGGATAATTTTTGTTCGCCTGCTTGCCGGGCTTGTAACCGGACTTGTTTTGCTCTCCGGCTGTAACAATGACGGGAGCCAGGAAGCTGCCAGCTCAGCCGACACAGCTGATGCCAAGCGGCCTGCCTTTCTCCAGATCGGTGAGTTTGCCGTGCATCGTATCTCCCCAGAGAGAACCGAGGTGCGCGATGGAGCGGGCCGTACGCTGGTGCTCATTCCCCGTGAAGCCCCCATGCCCAAGGATTGCTCCCCCAATCAGGTGGTCCGGGTACCGGTGAGGCGGGTTGTGGCCTACGGAAACTTTGACATTGCCGTTCTCAGTGCCCTTGGAGTGGTCGACGATGTTCTTGTAGGGGTCACCACCCCTGAAAAATACTGGTACAGACCCTCGATCAAAAAAGCGATGCAGGAAGGGCGCATTACCTATGTTGGTGATGCGGCTGCCGTTGATTTTGAACGGCTCAAGCAGGCAGAGCCGGAGCTGGTCTTGACCTGGGATCCTTCCATTATCCCCATGATGGACGATTTGCAGATACCGGTGGCCGTCACCACCACGCCCACCGCCATGTGTCTCAACGCACGCATGCGTTTTGTCCAGTTTTTGGCCCCGTTTTTTCATCGAGAGAAAGAGGCAGACGCCTTTTTTGCTCGGATTGACAAGGCCCTTAAGGACATTCAGCTGCGGACCCTGACCATGCCCCAGCAACCCAAGGTGATGTGGGGCGATATTTATGAGAAACGGGTCATGGTCGAGCCGGGCAACGCCTGGGTCGGAGAATTGGTGGGGCTGGCCCAGTCCGACTACCAGTTCGAGGATGTCTTCGGCACCTCCTGCATAGAAATAACAGTGGAGCGTTTTCTCTTTTCCGGCAAGGATGCTGATATCTTCTTCACCTACCGGACGCCTGAGCGGGGGGCAACCTCCAAGGCGGCTTTGGCCCGGCTCAATCCGTTGATTAAAGACATCGGTCCTTTGAAAACCGGCAAGGTCTATGCCCCCTTGCCCCATTACAGCCAATCGGCGGACCACCTGGATGAGATTCTCACTGAGATCGCGGCCATCATCCACCCCGAAGCCTATCCCAACTATCACCTGCGGTATTTTACTGAGCTTCCCGCCACCGATCCCAAGCCTGCAAAGGAGAAGTCATGA
- a CDS encoding iron ABC transporter permease, whose protein sequence is MKTAACTLDTRPLAVRRAPLIFFVLSLLSLILLMLNVGFGSISFAPADIWQALTHPAEDSTIGFILWNIRLPRAIAAVFGGAYLAAAGLLLQIYFRNPIVGPYILGISSGATLMVSFVMLTSVTVGWTLFTPFISTLAAFAGAYGVMLIVLAIASRVKGMVTLLIVGLMMGYLCGAVSAILTAFAEKDRIKGFVLWQLGSFSGFKWDEIWLLLIIGGAIMVLLYLQSKPLNAFLLGEEYAASMGVNIKRFRLLILLCSCALAGMVTSMAGPVAFIGMAVPHMARLSFGTSDNRILIPGACLMGGVVASLCDLIARSVMAPVELPLSAITAFFGAPIVILLLLKRRVKL, encoded by the coding sequence ATGAAAACCGCAGCCTGTACGCTGGACACCCGCCCGTTAGCAGTGCGCCGAGCTCCCCTGATCTTTTTTGTCCTCTCTTTGCTGAGTTTGATTCTCCTGATGCTCAACGTTGGCTTCGGTTCAATCAGTTTTGCACCAGCTGACATCTGGCAGGCGTTAACCCACCCTGCAGAAGATTCCACCATAGGATTCATCCTCTGGAATATTCGTCTTCCCCGCGCCATCGCAGCGGTTTTTGGTGGAGCCTACCTGGCTGCGGCTGGTCTCTTGTTGCAGATCTATTTTCGCAACCCCATTGTCGGCCCCTACATTCTGGGCATCAGCTCCGGTGCTACCCTCATGGTCTCCTTTGTTATGCTGACCAGCGTCACCGTGGGCTGGACCCTGTTTACCCCTTTCATCTCGACCCTGGCAGCCTTTGCCGGGGCCTATGGGGTTATGCTGATCGTGCTGGCCATAGCCTCACGGGTCAAGGGTATGGTCACACTCCTGATAGTTGGGCTGATGATGGGCTATCTCTGCGGCGCTGTCAGCGCCATTCTCACTGCCTTTGCGGAAAAAGACCGGATCAAGGGGTTTGTCCTCTGGCAGCTGGGTAGTTTTTCCGGCTTCAAGTGGGATGAGATCTGGCTGCTGCTCATCATTGGTGGGGCAATCATGGTGCTCTTGTACCTCCAGAGCAAGCCGCTCAACGCATTTTTGCTGGGTGAAGAGTATGCCGCCTCCATGGGGGTGAACATCAAACGATTTCGTTTGCTGATTTTGCTCTGTTCCTGTGCGCTCGCCGGCATGGTCACCTCCATGGCCGGTCCGGTGGCCTTCATTGGCATGGCGGTCCCCCACATGGCCCGCTTAAGTTTTGGAACCTCGGACAACCGTATCCTCATACCCGGCGCCTGTCTCATGGGAGGTGTGGTCGCCAGTCTCTGCGACTTAATCGCTCGATCGGTGATGGCCCCGGTTGAATTACCGCTCTCAGCCATCACCGCATTTTTCGGAGCGCCCATTGTTATTCTGCTTCTGCTCAAACGGAGGGTGAAATTATGA
- a CDS encoding ABC transporter ATP-binding protein: MNANLHQMNQAPVIELQDVEVGYGRQPVLQKVNFSCQAGQFVSLLGPNGAGKTTLLRTLSRHLSPMAGQIRVQGRPLEQFSAMELAKIMAVVLTDKISPPLFSVFEFVALGRYPHTDYLGRLRSKDQVIISSSLAAVHALDLADRPFADLSDGERQKVLMARALAQEPQILLLDEPTIHLDLKHRVEVMGILRDLCRTKSITVIASLHDVDVAAKVSDRVALVRDGGLRGWGTPEEILSAATVTELYDFDKAEFDRNLGSIELKSEGNQGRAFVIGGMGSSSLVYRLLARKGYSIATGVLHTNDLDCYVAQALGAQCVMVEPMEAINGAATAKALDLLKTCDLVIDSGFPVVAGNRANLELIEAAFAQKKTVFTLRQNDPLSLATEGVSGYFRCPSPTVLVDALESYQQTERSAHLKEA, from the coding sequence ATGAACGCCAATCTCCACCAGATGAATCAGGCACCAGTTATTGAACTTCAGGATGTGGAGGTCGGGTATGGTCGTCAACCCGTCCTGCAAAAAGTGAATTTCAGTTGTCAGGCTGGCCAGTTCGTGAGTCTGCTTGGCCCCAACGGTGCCGGGAAAACGACCCTGCTCCGCACCCTGTCACGCCATCTTTCCCCCATGGCCGGTCAAATCAGGGTGCAGGGCAGGCCCCTGGAACAGTTCTCCGCCATGGAACTAGCCAAGATCATGGCCGTGGTGCTCACCGACAAAATATCACCGCCCTTGTTTTCGGTGTTTGAATTTGTGGCTCTGGGGCGCTATCCCCACACCGATTATCTGGGACGGCTGAGGAGTAAAGATCAGGTCATCATCAGTTCTTCCCTGGCGGCGGTCCATGCCCTGGATCTTGCTGATCGTCCCTTTGCTGACCTCAGTGACGGTGAGCGGCAGAAGGTACTCATGGCCAGGGCCCTTGCTCAGGAACCTCAAATTCTTCTCCTTGATGAACCCACCATCCATCTTGACCTGAAGCACCGGGTCGAGGTTATGGGCATTCTTCGGGATCTGTGCAGGACTAAATCAATCACGGTCATAGCCTCGTTGCATGATGTCGATGTGGCCGCCAAGGTCAGTGATCGGGTCGCTCTGGTGCGTGATGGTGGGCTCCGCGGCTGGGGAACGCCGGAGGAGATCTTAAGCGCTGCCACCGTGACCGAACTCTATGATTTTGATAAGGCTGAGTTTGACCGTAATCTCGGCTCTATTGAACTGAAAAGCGAAGGCAACCAGGGCCGGGCCTTTGTCATCGGTGGTATGGGATCAAGCTCACTGGTCTACCGCCTCCTGGCCCGGAAAGGCTATTCCATTGCCACCGGCGTATTGCATACCAACGATCTTGATTGTTATGTGGCCCAGGCCCTTGGCGCCCAATGCGTGATGGTGGAGCCCATGGAAGCGATCAACGGGGCAGCAACAGCCAAGGCCTTGGATTTACTCAAGACCTGCGATCTAGTCATTGATAGCGGCTTCCCCGTGGTGGCAGGGAACAGGGCCAATCTGGAGCTGATAGAGGCGGCCTTTGCCCAGAAGAAAACCGTGTTCACCCTCCGCCAGAATGACCCGCTATCACTTGCAACAGAAGGGGTGAGCGGCTATTTCCGCTGTCCATCTCCAACGGTACTGGTTGATGCCTTGGAATCCTACCAGCAGACCGAGCGATCTGCTCACTTAAAGGAGGCCTGA